The genomic region tgaaaagaaatgtttaaataaggacaaaatatcattaaattatgtctttatttttttaattacgaCATTTTCACAGTTCTTACAGttgttgtaaatgtaaaaattttcataaaaaaactaaaccattATAACACTAAACTTTGTGTTCATTTAATTACCACGGTATTAAACCACAAAACTTAGTAAGCACTTGATGATTGCAGCTTCTGTGAACCCCAGAAATGTAAAAATGGGCCCACTGTCACTGATAAAAGCTTTTATCTTTAGTAAAGAAGGGAATACAATAATACTAGGATACAAGTGTCAACAATAATGAAAGTGGTTTTGAACAACTGAAATGCCTTTCATgtgtaaatgaaaaaatatggTTTGCACTTTACTTTCTTGGCAAATCTGCACTGTCCTAATAcaagtattaaaaatataatttacttacTTTTTCACTGTTTCATGGTTTTGtgcttaaatattaattaaaatattgtttatgtaTCTGAAAAGACAGTAAATTGACTATAACATTTAGTTACAGGCTCCCGATGGGGCAACTTACAATAAGTTAAGCATGTTTTAAGCAAACTGTCAACCCCCCTACCCCCCCAAGGCtggaaatttataataaaaaaaatatttttctagattATGTCTAGGTATTTGCATATACTTCTACAGAAATGgatgaactgaactgaaaattGTTAAAACTAGGACATTTATAACATTAAGAGGTGTTTATTTGTCTTTTGGCATGGGTATGCATGAagcaattaaaaattttaatatcgCCATGGTTCACCCCTAAATATTTGCCACAGGTCCTGTGAATTTTGGTGGTGGCGTTTCCCTTAGTTCTTACTAGTTCAATGAATATCTTCTCATAGTATTTAGACAAGGATGTGAATGAATTACTTGCTCTATTGCGTCAGCTGGCACATGTTTTGAAAGCGTCATCAGGTTTTATAAAGCCAGACAGTTATGAAAGAAGTAAATGATTGTTCAGACTATTTAACTTTCTCATGAGGAAGAAACAGTGTCACTGTTACATAACAAGTACACGAATGATGTTAATAACGTATAACTGGTGTCGgtgcaagattatttatttttacagtctaaCTAAACATGATTTACGCGCAAAAAACTACAACTCCCATAAGCATGCGGATGTTACCCATGAGCGCTTGCTGCAGTCTTGCCGCATATTCCGGTGTCCTGTACTTCTTCCTGGTTATAACACACTCGATTTCAGAGCATCAAAATGTCTGGACTTCTGCGGGGAATCGCTCGGATCCGCAACGCTCCGGTTCTGCGGGGATCAACCGTCACCCAGCGAGCTAACATCGCTACGCGCCCAGCCAAGGATAAGTTTGGGCCCGCTGTGAGTATCCGTAGAGGGCTGGTTGTTTCCTCTGCAGCTCGTGAAGGGCAGGCCATGATCTCCTTGGCACTCACCTTAAGGATCAATTGTGATGATTAGGAACATACAGTTATAAAATgcagggtttttttatttttattttttagtttagctCTAATCCAGGTGTTGATCATGAATATATCATATCTGTAACGTTACTTCCTCATTATTTTTGGACTGGTTGAAACGGTAACGTAACGTTACCTAAAATCTTTTTGGCGGATCGCGGTTGTACAGAAGTTGCACATCTCCAagtttttttcctttaaaagGTGACTAAAAGGCTATATAATACtcgttttaaatgtcattttgttcACATTTCGTGCTATTTAAGAAACCGGCCATCACCGATCAGCTTCCGCTAAGAAAAATAGGGCATTATAAAACAACTGCTGTCAAAAAGACAATACTGCACAGCACTTCTATAGTATTACTCAAATTcaagttaatatttatttttatacattaatatttcTCCAAATGCAACTCTTTCTGATCAGCATGTCAAAATTAATACTTTAGATCTCGAGGGCATTTTCTTTATTACAGTTTGTAGTCTCAGTAGCCGACTGCGGAGTGATAGCAGAGATAATAAAGTAGTACCTTTGCTTTGCcatgaacagtaaaaaaaaaataaagttctaACAGCTCTTTGGTTCTGTGTCTGTTTTCACAGGAGACAATAATTGGGCTGACTGTATTTTCTTTTACCATCCTGGGACCATCTGGGTGGGTTCTGGCCAACCTGGAAAACTACAAAAAGAAGGGCACTGCTGAGTCTGAGTGATCCACCAGTCATGGACTGAAAGCAGTTTGTCTGGTTTTATTGCTCTTAACACCTTGGGACCACCATCTCACAGACCTCCAGTTTACCTAAACAGTGGAACAATTTCTCTCTTTAGAACCACACTGCGACCTCTCCATGCGACCGTGTACTTTCCTCCAAACACTCCGGTCTTTGTTAGACTGAGCTGTGTGCTCCCTGTTACCAACTGTGTAATAACATGTAACTCATTATTCAATTCTCCTTAACTGGAgctgttacatttaaaataaacacttattttaatcTTAATTTCTCTGTTTtccataactttttttaatactggaaaaaatatatatagcttttTGGTAGTTTACATGAGACAAGGCACCAGTAACAAACTCACATAAGATAATTGATTTAATTGTTTGTGTGTGAAGAAGTAGGTTGGCATTTTAAGGTGTTTTTAAATCTACCAATTAAATGAGTTCACTTAACCCAATAACTCTGAATGCTTGCACATAGAATGTAAGATTAATGTTGATTaacgtaaataaatattttatgtaatggcCTCAGAAGGAGACAAAAGGGTAAGATCAATATAGAATGTTCAGAAAAGTACATACTAAGGATGCTCAGATCAAAGACCATGTATCTATGATAAGAATCTATACTTACCCAAAAAGCGCTTAAAGCAGTAGAACTAACAACCATATGACAAACCAATGATTAGATCAGTATAACCAATTACAGTGAAGAAGACTTGAGTGACATTGATTTTTACTCCACTACAaggtatacagtaaatatacatgTTCAGAGAGTCTCTCTTGGTTGTTGTGGTTGTTGGccataaataaacttttattccTAATTATATTATAAGAGCAACTTGGGAGTTTTgtcgagaagggtctggctgcaatcaacacaaatcgtgttTGTtgacaatggagacaagacgctgtggtggtgattaaacgattaaaacaaaattagtaggcctactatcataacgtacagggtcctacaagaaaaagacaagaccggcaaatccgtggccacaaaacagcagaatatgaacgcaatgcacaaagtctttaaGCGTTTttctcctgtagaaaaaacaaacacttaatatggcataatgtattaagatacattaagttaaattaaaagaccaaattcgatatatagttatttaatgtactacaaggcaagcagatggttacacaatgcgcaaactttgtcctcccatacagcaaaacgcttacgtggcctaataacagactaagatgataaagacaattcagtaggcctagcctatatgtcttgttgttgactcaacgtatatacagaccagcaaatatgaacgtgcattatgaaatgcattaagtgaacAACTCCGTACAGGGAAGCAATCAAACTAAAAAGTTTATCAAAGTTTACTACAAATAATACGAAACAATCATAGTTAAACCAtgataaccacaaattaaccatggttttgttactatAACCATATTTTAAACATGGCATTTGTTGTAAAACTGGTTATACCAATGATAAtaaattagccaaaaaaaaaaaaaaaactggttacaATTTAGCCTTTATTTCGGAAACGttctaaattatttaatgttataaataatgtaTGTATTTGAGTTTGATACATTTGTGTTTACTAAATG from Carassius carassius chromosome 47, fCarCar2.1, whole genome shotgun sequence harbors:
- the LOC132130093 gene encoding cytochrome c oxidase subunit 8B, mitochondrial-like, producing the protein MSGLLRGIARIRNAPVLRGSTVTQRANIATRPAKDKFGPAETIIGLTVFSFTILGPSGWVLANLENYKKKGTAESE